A region from the Maniola jurtina chromosome 20, ilManJurt1.1, whole genome shotgun sequence genome encodes:
- the LOC123875544 gene encoding uncharacterized protein LOC123875544 has translation MDVHTMAMASTSNVIKLEGQKNWNVWKFQVAVTLKGADVFLVVNGTEKSDEKNMTEWAKKDIKAQTIIVSRLSEAAMVHVLTCETAAEMWQKLHSVFEAKSATSTMMLQQRFLQCKFEDGELSVFLAKVQEMATGNSRVKHLEIKQAFVKEKLENKIIDLRYINTSEQLADILTKALGGIAFKRLREKLF, from the exons AAAAATTGGAATGTGTGGAAATTCCAAGTGGCGGTTACCTTGAAAGGGGCGGATGTGTTCCTTGTAGTGAATGGAACGGAAAAGTCTgatgaaaaaaatatgacaGAGTGGGCGAAGAAGGACATCAAGGCCCAAACGATAATAGTTTCTAGGCTGAGCGAGGCGGCCATGGTTCATGTCTTAACGTGTGAGACGGCGGCAGAAATGTGGCAAAAATTACATAGTGTTTTTGAAGCAAAATCAGCAACAAGTACCATGATGTTGCAACAACGTTTTCTTCAATGCAAGTTTGAAGATGGAGAGCTAtctgtgttcttagctaaagtTCAAGAG ATGGCAACTGGTAATTCTAGAGTTAAACATTTGGAAATAAAGCAAGCATTTGTTAAAGAAAagcttgaaaataaaataattgatttaagATATATAAATACAAGTGAACAGCTTGCTGACATACTTACAAAAGCGTTAGGGGGTATAGCATTTAAGAGATTAAGGGAAAAATTGTTTTGA